The nucleotide window CCGAGCATGGTGCATTACCGCGGCGGCAACTCCGCGATCGACCATGACGTCTACCCGAACATGGACGACTTCTGGACCGACCTCACCACCGCGTACAACCAGGAGATGCACCGCCTCTACGACCTGGGGTGCCGCTACCTCCAGCTCGATGACACGAGCCTCGCGTACATCAACGACCCGGCGCAGCGCGAGCACATCCTCGAGATCGGCGGTGATCCCGACCACCTGCACGAGCAGTACATCGAGAACATCAACCGCGCGATCGGGGATCGCCCCGACGACCTCGCGATCACCACGCACATGTGCCGCGGGAACAACCAGTCGATGTGGGTGGCCGAGGGCGGCTACGACTTCGTGGCCGAGGCGCTGTTCAACAACCTGCAGGTGGACGGCTTCTTCCTCGAGTACGACGACGAGCGCTCCGGCACGTTCGAGCCGCTGCGCTTCGTGCCGAAGGGGAAGATGGTGGTGCTCGGCCTGATCACGACCAAGCGGCCGGAGCTCGAGGACAAGGACATGCTCAAGCGCCGGATCGAGGAGGCGTCGCAGTACGTCGACGTCGACCAGCTCTGCCTGTCGCCGCAGTGCGGCTTCTCGTCCACGGTGGAAGGCAACAAGCTCACGCGTGACGACCAGGCGGCCAAGCTGCGGCTCGTGGTGGAGACCGCCGAGGAGGTCTGGGGCTGAGCCACGCGCCCACCGTCGCCGTGCTGGGTCTCGGCGAGGCGGGCGCCGCGATAGCTGCTGACCTCGTGGAGGCCGGCGCGACGGTGGTGGGGTTCGACCCTCGCGCGGACGCGGGCGGCAATCTTCCACGTGCCGAGTCCGCCTCCGCGGCCGTGCACGAGGCGGACGTGGTGCTGAGCGTGAACTCGGCGGAGGCCGCCGTGGGCGCAGCCGGCTCGGCCGCCGGGTCGCTCTCCGCAGGCCAGCTCTACGCCGATCTCAACTCCGCGGGCGCCCCGCTCAAGCGCGAGGTGGCCTCCGTGATCGAGCCGAGCGGCGCGCTCTTTGCCGACGTGGCGCTGATGGCGCCCGTGCCCGGCCGCGGGCTGCGCACCCCGGCCCTCGTGTCGGGCCCGGGGGCGCGGATGTTCGCCGAGCAGATCGGCGCGCTCGGCATGCCGGTGGAGGTGGTGGGCGAGGAGCCGGGCCAGGCGGCCGTGCGCAAGCTGCTGCGGAGCGTGTTCATGAAGGGCCTCGCCGCGACCGCGATCGAGGCGCTGAGCGCGGCGGGCGCCGCCGGCTGCGAGGATTGGCTGCGGGAGGAGATCGCTTCAGTGCTCGAGGGCGCGGACGCGGCTCTGCTCGAGCGGCTCGAATCGGGGAGTCGCAAGCACGCCGCTCGGCGCGTGCACGAGGTGCAGGACGCCTCCGCTCTGCTGCGGGAGCTGGGAATCGAGCCGCGCATCTCCGAGGCAAGCGAAGGCTGGCTCACGCAACTGCGAGACGGAGGAGCGACCCCATGACGGACTTCCCAGCCACGCACCGCGACCTGCTCGACGCCGAGGTTGCCACGCTGGCCACGCTCGGTTCAGATGGCTACCCGCAGGTGAGCGCCATCTGGTTCCTGCATCACGAGGGCGAGCTCAGGTCATCCCTCAACGACTCGCGGCTGAAGACGAGGAACATGGCCGCCCGGCCGCAGTGCAACGTCTTCATCCTCGACGTGGAGAATCCCTATCGCTACCTCGCCGTGAAGGCCGACGCCCGCATCGAGCCCGATCCCGACTACACGTTCGCGGAGAAGCTCTCCGAGAAGTACGGCGGGGTGAAGTTCTGGGAGCACGACGGCCCAGGCGAGAGCCGCGTGATCGTGACGTTCCGCCCGGTGAACGTGTGGGCGGTCGACATGCGCGGTTAGGGAGCCCAGTCTCCGCCGCGCGCGTCGTAGTTCGGCGCGTCTACTGCAGCAATAAAGAGCGGCATCATGGTTGGCGCCAGCTCGGGGCTCTCTTGAACCACCATCCCAACCAGCTGTTGCCACACAACACCTGGTTGGGATCGTGCCTGCGGTGGGCGCTACACCATCACCCAGCCGCCATCGACGGCCAGGTTCACGCCGTTCACCGACGCGTTCTCGAGCAGGAACCGGGCGGCGTTCGTCACGTCAGCCATCGTCACCAGGCGGTGGGTGGGCGTGCGCTCCTTCACAGCAGCGAGCATCGCGTCGTTGCCCTCCCAATACGGGCTGTCGCCGACGATGCCCGGGTGGAGCGCGTTCACCCGCACCGGCGCGAGCTCGATCGCGAGCGTGCGAACCATCGTCTCCACCGCGCCGTTCACGCTCGTGACGGTGGTGGACCCGGGGTAGGGGCGCTCCTTGGCGAGGCCGCCGAACAGCAGCACCGACGACGTGTCGTGCAGCTTCTCGCAGAGACAGTGGATGACCTCGGTGTAGCCCACCAGCTTGAGCGTGGCGAGCCTGATCGCCTTGTCGATGTCGTACTCGCGCACGCTGTTCACGTCGCGCTCGATGGCAGAGAGCACGAGGTGGTCCACGGCGCCCACCTCGCTCAGCGCGCCCTTGATGTCGTGCGGTTCGGCGAGGTCGAAGGCAGCGCCGGAGGTGTTGCCGCCGATCTCCTTCGCAACGGAGTCCGCGCGCGCCGCGTCACGACCTGTGATCACGACCTCCCGGCCGCTCTCGGCATACGCCCTGGCGAGCTCGCGGCCGAGCCCGGCAGTGCCTCCCACGATCACCACAGCGCCGTCAGCCATGCGGCGCGCAGCATATGCGGACGCTCCGCCGAGTGTCAAGTGCTGGTGTACGCCCTTGTCACCAGATCATGCAGTCTGGTACAAGTCTCGCACGCCGCTGTAAAGCGACAGCGCACAAGAGCGACTCGTGGGGGTTCTAGATGGCTGGCAATGGGCGCATCCGCACGACTCACGCGGGAAGCCTGCCGCGCCCGGACGAC belongs to Thermoleophilaceae bacterium and includes:
- a CDS encoding 5-methyltetrahydropteroyltriglutamate--homocysteine S-methyltransferase, which gives rise to MSARTKPPFRADHVGSLLRPPELLKAREDHKAGKIGDEELRAIEDDAIREVVKMQQDVGLKDATDGEFRRTSWHMDFIYSLGGVRQVEGESIHVHFRDEKGEYDYAPPAMCVDGKVELKETIFGDAFEFLREHSNGSVPKLTIPSPSMVHYRGGNSAIDHDVYPNMDDFWTDLTTAYNQEMHRLYDLGCRYLQLDDTSLAYINDPAQREHILEIGGDPDHLHEQYIENINRAIGDRPDDLAITTHMCRGNNQSMWVAEGGYDFVAEALFNNLQVDGFFLEYDDERSGTFEPLRFVPKGKMVVLGLITTKRPELEDKDMLKRRIEEASQYVDVDQLCLSPQCGFSSTVEGNKLTRDDQAAKLRLVVETAEEVWG
- a CDS encoding DUF1932 domain-containing protein yields the protein MLGLGEAGAAIAADLVEAGATVVGFDPRADAGGNLPRAESASAAVHEADVVLSVNSAEAAVGAAGSAAGSLSAGQLYADLNSAGAPLKREVASVIEPSGALFADVALMAPVPGRGLRTPALVSGPGARMFAEQIGALGMPVEVVGEEPGQAAVRKLLRSVFMKGLAATAIEALSAAGAAGCEDWLREEIASVLEGADAALLERLESGSRKHAARRVHEVQDASALLRELGIEPRISEASEGWLTQLRDGGATP
- a CDS encoding PPOX class F420-dependent oxidoreductase: MTDFPATHRDLLDAEVATLATLGSDGYPQVSAIWFLHHEGELRSSLNDSRLKTRNMAARPQCNVFILDVENPYRYLAVKADARIEPDPDYTFAEKLSEKYGGVKFWEHDGPGESRVIVTFRPVNVWAVDMRG
- a CDS encoding SDR family oxidoreductase — protein: MADGAVVIVGGTAGLGRELARAYAESGREVVITGRDAARADSVAKEIGGNTSGAAFDLAEPHDIKGALSEVGAVDHLVLSAIERDVNSVREYDIDKAIRLATLKLVGYTEVIHCLCEKLHDTSSVLLFGGLAKERPYPGSTTVTSVNGAVETMVRTLAIELAPVRVNALHPGIVGDSPYWEGNDAMLAAVKERTPTHRLVTMADVTNAARFLLENASVNGVNLAVDGGWVMV